From Micromonospora carbonacea:
CTCCACCGGCCCGCTCAGCCGCTCCCACTCGGCGAGCAACTCCGGCACCCCGCCGTCGGGCTTCGGGCCGGGGACCGCGCCGGTGACCCGGCCGTGCACCCGCGCGCAGACCTCCACGAGGTGCGCGACGAGCTCCCGTACGGTCCAGTCCGGACAGTGTGCCACCGGCCGCGCGTCAGCCCCGGGCGGCGCCTCGGCGAGCAGCTCCGCGGTGGCCCGCCGGACCTGGCGGTAGGCCGCGACGGCGGTGGCCCCGGTGGACGGCGACGGGTGCGGTTCGACGATGGTCATGATCGTGCCTCCCTGCGCGGCGGCGCCGCGGCTTCGACGGGACCCGCCGCGGGCGCGGCGGGAACGACGGGTGCGCCGGCCAGACCGGCCTGGCCGGCGGTGAGCCGCCCCGTGCGGTGCAGCCAGCGCACCGTGTCGACGAGCGTCTCGCCGATCGGCCGGGGCGCCGGCCCCGCCGGCCCCGCCGACCGGGCCGCCTCCTGCGGGCGGGCGTCGGTGGCGCAGACGTAGCACGCCCCGTACTCGGCCGGGATGTGCCACGGCCACACCCGCTGCACCAGGTCGGTGGCGTAGGCGAAGGGCAGCATCGCCCGGGCCGGCAGGAACAGCGTGGGCAGCCGGCGGCCGGTCGCCTCGCGGACGGCCCGCACGTAGTCGCGGGTGCTCAGGTAGCGGCCCGGCCCGAGGTGCCGCCCGCCGTCCTCGGCTGGCGCGGTGGCCAGCTCCGTGAGCAGGGCGGCGGTGTCCCGGACGTCGCCGACCGGGAAGCCGCCGGTGGGCCACATCGGCATCAGGCCGCGCAGCACGTAGCGCAGCCGGGCGTTCTGGTCGCCGAGCTTCGGGTCGTGCGGCCCGAGCAGGGCGGGCGGATAGGCGATCACCACCGGGTCGCCGTGTGCCTGGTGGCCCCGGGCGACCCGCTCCGCGGCGGCCTTGCTCGCCAGGTACGTCTCCCCGGCGGTGGTCGGCGGCGACTGCGGGCCCACCGTCCCGGCCGGGGACGGCGCCAGCGCCCCGAACGTCGACACGTGCACCGAGCGACCCACCCCGAGGCGGCGGGCCGCCGCCAGCACCACCTGCGTGCCACGGGCGTTGGTCCGGCGGGTCGCCTCGTGCGACCGGCTGTCGAACGAGTAGACCGACGCGGCGTGCACCAGCGCGTCCACGCCGCGCACCGCCCGGGCCACCGCCGTCTCGTCGACGACGTCGCCGTCGACGACCTGCACCGCGTCGTCCGGCACCGACAGCGGCGTCAGGGCCGGGGCGACCCGGCGCGGATCGCGGGCCAGCACCCGCACCCGGTGCCCGGCGGCGACGAGCGCCGCCACCGTGTGCGCGCCGACGAAGCCCGTACCGCCCGTCACGAGCACCAACATCGCGAGCTCCTCTCCGCCCGCGACCGGCGCGGTGCCGCGCGGCGCGACGCCGCCGCCGAGGTGGCGGGCGGCTCGATCGTGTCCCGCCCCGCAGCGGCGCACTACTCCCAGCGTGCCGTTGTCCTGGCCGCTCCGCCGCAGCTCAGAGGGCAATCGGGAAGTGGCTGCGGGCGTCGGACGACCGGGAGGATGAGGCAGTTGAATCGTCGAATCTGGATGAATGGGAGCAGCAGGTGGCCGGCACCATCAGGGCGCTCAGGCGCCGCGTCCTCACCCCCGACGTCAAGGAGACCCTCGTCTCCACCCGGGGGTTCCACGTCAAGAACCCGGAGTCACGCACCATCCTGGAGACGGTCGGCTCGTCGTTCCTGACCGGACTCTCCTCGGCCGCCGGCGCCCGCCGGGTGACCGACGTCGACACCGACCTCGCCCCGTTGCCGACCCGCTTCCAGGGGTTCGCCTACGAGGGCGCGGCCATGGGCTTCGCGCTGGTCGACGCGCTCACCCCGGGCACGCCCCGGCGCAGCGCCGAGTTCCTCGCCGGCACCGGCGACCGGCACGTCTACATGGCGTACGTCGGGATCGGCTGGGCCCTGGCCCGGCTGCCGAAGCTGCTGTGGCGACGCGCCCTGGCCGCCGCCACCGACCCGCTGCTGCGCTGGCTCGTGCACGACGGCTACGGCTTCCACCAGGCGTACTTCCGCACCGCCGAGTACGTGCACGGCCAGCGCGCGGTGACCGACTTCCCGTGGCCGCCCGAGGGCCCCACCGCGTACGCCGCCCGCGCCATCGACCAGGGCATCGGCCGGGCCACCTGGTTCGTCGCCGGCTGCGACCCGACCGTCGCCGCCGACCTGATCGACCGGTTCCCGGCGGCGCGGCACGAGGACCTCTACAGCGGGGCCGGGCTCGCCGCGACGTACGCGGGCGGGTGCACCGCCGACGAGCTGCGGGTGTTCCTGGCCCGCGCCGGCGAGCACGCCCCGTTCGTCGCCCAGGCCAGCGCGTTCGCCGCGCAGGCCCGGATCCGGGCGGGGCTGCTGGTGCCGCACACGGAGCTGGCCACGCAGGTGTTCTGCCGGGCGTCGGCCGCCGACGCGGGCCGGGTCACCGACGAGCTGATCCCGGCCGGCCCGGACGCCTCGGGCCGGCCCGCGTACGAGGTGTGGCGGCGGGCCGTGGCCGCGCGGTTCCGGGCCGCCGCCCGGGTGCAGCCGTGACCGCGGTCGCCGACCCCGCCCGGGTACGTCCGCCGGGCCCCTCGCCCTGGACCGCCCCGGTGCTGCTCGGGCGGATGGCGCGCAACCGTCTCGACGTCATGCGGGCGGTCGCCGCCCGGCACGGCGACGCGGTGCGGCTGCCGCTGGGGCCGAAGACGCTGTGGTTCTTCAACCACCCCGACCACGCCAAGCACGTGCTGGCCGAGAACCCGGGCAACTACCACAAGGGCATCGGGCTGGTGCACGCCCGCCGTACCCTCGGCGACGGCCTGCTCACCAGCGAGGGCGAGCTGTGGACCAAGCAGCGCAAGGTGATCCAGCCGGTGTTCCAGGCCCGCCGCATCGCCCGCCAGGCCGACGCGGTCGCCGAGGAGTCGGTGCGGATGGCCGCCCGGCTGCAACGCGCCGTCGGCGCGGGCCCCGTCGACATCCGCCACGAGATGACCGAGCTGACCCTCGGCGTGCTGGGCCGTACGCTGCTCGACGCCGACCTCGGCGAGTTCGGCGGCATCGGCGCGGCGTTCGAGGCGGTGCAGGACCAGGCGATCTTCGAGATGATGTCGCTGGGCGCCGTGCCGCCGTGGGTGCCGCTGCCCCGGCAACGGCGCTTCCGCCGGGCCCGCGCCGAGCTCCAGGAGATCGTGGACCGGCTGGTGGCGCACCGGCGGGCGCAGCCCGGCGGGATCGCCGGCCGCGACGACGTGGTGTCCCGGCTGATCGAGTCGACCAGCCGGGAGACCGACCCCCGGGTGGCCCGGCAGCGGATGCGCGACGAGCTGGTCACCCTGCTGCTGGCCGGGCACGAGACCACCGCCAGCACCCTGACCTGGACGTTCTATCTGCTCGACCGGCACCACGAGGTGTGGGAGCGGATGCACGCCGAGGCCGTCGAGGTGCTCGGCGACCGCAACCCGACGTACGAGGACCTGCACCGGCTGCGGTACACCGCGATGGTGGTCGACGAGGTGATGCGGCTGTACCCGCCGGTGTGGCTGCTGCCCCGCATCGCCCAGGGCGACGACGTCGTGGGCGGCTGGCACGTGCCGGCCGGCGCGGACGTGGTGCTCTGCCCGTACACCCTGCACCGGCACCCGGAGTTCTGGCCCGACCCGGACCGCTTCGACCCGGACCGGTTCGACCCCGACCGGCGTGCCGACCGGCCGCGGTACGCCTACATCCCGTTCGGCGCCGGCCCGCGCTTCTGCGTCGGCAACAACCTCGGGCTGATGGAGGCGGTGTTCGTCCTGGCCTGCGTGACCCGGCAGCTGCGGCTGTCGCTGCAACCCGGCTACCCGGTGGTGCCGGAGCCGATGCTGACCCTGCGGGTCCGCGGCGGCCTGCCGATGCACGTCCACGAGGCCTGACCCGCCTGCCCGGCGACCCTGGCGCAACCGGTGCTCCCCGCCCGGTTGCGCCTCGTCGTGTGCCCAGGGCCCCCGGCCGGACACCAGCCCTGGCGGGAACCCATCCCCGTCGGGCGTCACCGCGCCTCCGCCGGGCCCTACCGCCCCCCGTGGAGCCGCCCCGCAGCGCGCCCGGTGACGGCGACGGCAGCCGGCGACGACCAACAGCGATGGCG
This genomic window contains:
- a CDS encoding SDR family NAD(P)-dependent oxidoreductase — its product is MLVLVTGGTGFVGAHTVAALVAAGHRVRVLARDPRRVAPALTPLSVPDDAVQVVDGDVVDETAVARAVRGVDALVHAASVYSFDSRSHEATRRTNARGTQVVLAAARRLGVGRSVHVSTFGALAPSPAGTVGPQSPPTTAGETYLASKAAAERVARGHQAHGDPVVIAYPPALLGPHDPKLGDQNARLRYVLRGLMPMWPTGGFPVGDVRDTAALLTELATAPAEDGGRHLGPGRYLSTRDYVRAVREATGRRLPTLFLPARAMLPFAYATDLVQRVWPWHIPAEYGACYVCATDARPQEAARSAGPAGPAPRPIGETLVDTVRWLHRTGRLTAGQAGLAGAPVVPAAPAAGPVEAAAPPRREARS
- a CDS encoding DUF1702 family protein codes for the protein MAGTIRALRRRVLTPDVKETLVSTRGFHVKNPESRTILETVGSSFLTGLSSAAGARRVTDVDTDLAPLPTRFQGFAYEGAAMGFALVDALTPGTPRRSAEFLAGTGDRHVYMAYVGIGWALARLPKLLWRRALAAATDPLLRWLVHDGYGFHQAYFRTAEYVHGQRAVTDFPWPPEGPTAYAARAIDQGIGRATWFVAGCDPTVAADLIDRFPAARHEDLYSGAGLAATYAGGCTADELRVFLARAGEHAPFVAQASAFAAQARIRAGLLVPHTELATQVFCRASAADAGRVTDELIPAGPDASGRPAYEVWRRAVAARFRAAARVQP
- a CDS encoding cytochrome P450, whose amino-acid sequence is MTAVADPARVRPPGPSPWTAPVLLGRMARNRLDVMRAVAARHGDAVRLPLGPKTLWFFNHPDHAKHVLAENPGNYHKGIGLVHARRTLGDGLLTSEGELWTKQRKVIQPVFQARRIARQADAVAEESVRMAARLQRAVGAGPVDIRHEMTELTLGVLGRTLLDADLGEFGGIGAAFEAVQDQAIFEMMSLGAVPPWVPLPRQRRFRRARAELQEIVDRLVAHRRAQPGGIAGRDDVVSRLIESTSRETDPRVARQRMRDELVTLLLAGHETTASTLTWTFYLLDRHHEVWERMHAEAVEVLGDRNPTYEDLHRLRYTAMVVDEVMRLYPPVWLLPRIAQGDDVVGGWHVPAGADVVLCPYTLHRHPEFWPDPDRFDPDRFDPDRRADRPRYAYIPFGAGPRFCVGNNLGLMEAVFVLACVTRQLRLSLQPGYPVVPEPMLTLRVRGGLPMHVHEA